In a genomic window of Xylophilus rhododendri:
- the trxA gene encoding thioredoxin, which produces MIDVTVENFETEVIAASQTVPVLVDFWAPWCGPCKSLGPVLEKLETAYEGRFKLVKIDSDQEQQLAAAFGIRSIPTCVLLMNGQPVDGFMGALPEGQVREFLDKHVPPADEAEPEPEPAEEALAEEDDDSALERLQAAVATDPADDAARFAYVKLLMQLGRSDDAKVAFAPVIAKAGLDRRLDALQRWMKADDFAQDADLAAIEARIAANRRDFDARFERAQLLIAAQAWTEAMDELLEILMRDKAWSEDLARKTFIAVLEIIQPPPVKVADGQIPPEDPTVATYRRRLSSVVLS; this is translated from the coding sequence ATGATCGACGTCACCGTAGAAAACTTCGAAACCGAAGTCATCGCCGCCTCCCAGACCGTGCCGGTGCTGGTGGATTTCTGGGCGCCCTGGTGCGGCCCCTGCAAGTCGCTGGGCCCGGTGCTGGAGAAGCTGGAGACCGCTTACGAAGGCCGCTTCAAGCTGGTCAAGATCGACTCCGACCAGGAGCAGCAGCTCGCCGCCGCCTTCGGCATCCGCAGCATCCCGACCTGCGTGCTGCTGATGAACGGCCAGCCGGTGGACGGCTTCATGGGCGCCCTGCCCGAAGGCCAGGTGCGCGAGTTCCTCGACAAACACGTGCCGCCCGCCGATGAGGCAGAGCCCGAACCCGAGCCCGCCGAAGAAGCCCTGGCAGAGGAAGACGACGACAGCGCGCTCGAACGCCTGCAGGCCGCCGTCGCCACCGACCCGGCCGACGACGCGGCCCGCTTCGCCTACGTCAAGCTGCTGATGCAGCTCGGCCGCAGCGACGATGCCAAGGTGGCCTTCGCCCCCGTCATCGCCAAGGCCGGGCTCGACCGCCGGCTCGACGCCCTGCAGCGCTGGATGAAGGCCGACGACTTCGCGCAGGACGCCGACCTCGCCGCCATCGAGGCCCGCATCGCCGCCAACCGCCGCGACTTCGACGCCCGCTTCGAACGCGCCCAGCTGCTGATCGCCGCCCAGGCCTGGACCGAGGCCATGGACGAGCTGCTGGAGATCCTGATGCGCGACAAGGCCTGGAGCGAGGACCTGGCGCGCAAGACCTTCATCGCGGTGCTGGAGATCATCCAGCCGCCGCCGGTCAAGGTGGCCGACGGCCAGATCCCGCCGGAAGACCCGACGGTGGCCACCTACCGTCGTCGCCTGAGCAGCGTGGTGCTCAGCTGA
- a CDS encoding NADH:flavin oxidoreductase/NADH oxidase: MSQLFSPWQIGQLPLSNRVVIAPMCQYSAEDGNATDWHMIHLGSLALSGAGLLILEATAVLPEGRITPTDLGLYSDANEAALARVLKAIRQHSPIKLAVQLGHAGRKASSQAPWMGGQQIPSGQPGHWQAVAPSAVPHGPTEEAPLALDAAGLARVREGFAEAARRCARLGIEGIEIHGAHGYLLHQFLSPLANQRTDEYGGSLENRMRFPLEVFDAVRAAFPAELPVWIRVSASDWVEGGWDLESTIAFAQALKARGCDAIHVSTGGVSPLQKIPVGPGYQVSFAQKVKEATGLPTIAVGLITEPQQAEDIVAGGQADAVGIARAVLYDARWPWHAAAALGAQVDAPPQYWRSQPAEFKNLFKGSRLGQR, from the coding sequence TTGAGCCAGCTCTTTTCCCCTTGGCAGATCGGCCAGCTGCCGCTGTCCAACCGCGTCGTGATCGCGCCCATGTGCCAGTACTCGGCCGAAGACGGCAACGCCACCGACTGGCACATGATCCATCTCGGCTCGCTGGCCCTGTCGGGCGCCGGCCTGCTGATCCTGGAAGCCACCGCCGTGCTGCCCGAAGGCCGCATCACGCCGACCGACCTGGGCCTGTATTCGGACGCGAACGAGGCCGCGCTGGCCCGGGTGCTGAAGGCCATCCGCCAGCACTCGCCGATCAAGCTGGCGGTGCAGCTCGGCCATGCCGGGCGCAAGGCTTCGAGCCAGGCGCCCTGGATGGGCGGCCAGCAGATCCCCAGCGGCCAGCCCGGCCACTGGCAGGCCGTCGCGCCTTCGGCCGTGCCGCACGGGCCGACCGAGGAGGCACCGCTGGCGCTGGACGCCGCTGGCCTGGCGCGTGTGCGCGAAGGCTTCGCCGAGGCCGCCCGGCGCTGCGCGCGCCTGGGCATCGAAGGCATCGAGATCCACGGCGCCCACGGCTACCTGCTGCACCAGTTCCTGTCGCCCCTGGCCAACCAGCGCACCGACGAATACGGCGGAAGCCTGGAGAACCGCATGCGGTTTCCGCTGGAGGTGTTCGACGCGGTGCGTGCCGCCTTCCCGGCCGAGCTGCCGGTGTGGATCCGGGTGTCGGCCAGCGACTGGGTCGAGGGCGGCTGGGACCTGGAAAGCACCATCGCCTTCGCGCAGGCGCTGAAGGCGCGCGGCTGCGATGCGATCCATGTGTCCACCGGCGGTGTCTCGCCGCTGCAGAAGATTCCGGTGGGCCCGGGCTACCAGGTGAGCTTCGCGCAGAAGGTGAAGGAGGCGACCGGCCTGCCGACCATCGCCGTGGGCCTGATCACCGAGCCGCAGCAGGCCGAGGACATCGTGGCCGGCGGCCAGGCCGACGCGGTCGGCATCGCGCGTGCGGTGCTCTACGACGCGCGCTGGCCCTGGCACGCGGCGGCCGCCCTGGGCGCGCAGGTGGATGCGCCGCCGCAGTACTGGCGCTCGCAGCCGGCCGAGTTCAAGAACCTGTTCAAGGGCTCCCGGCTCGGCCAGCGCTGA
- a CDS encoding porin codes for MKKTLVAIAALTASLGAFAQSNVTLFGVLDASLARISSGGSHVTGLATGDQTSSRLGFRGTEDLGGGLSAGFWLEGGVTLDNGGGTGSGTGFGFERRSTLSLAGNFGEVRLGRDKTPQYLNIETFDPFADIGVGGVGASNMIGSTSTATGTPEGSAPKRASNSVQYILPASLGGFYGQAMYAFGEQASNVANDDLRNSFGLRGGYMAGPLNLALAYGEVTGGTTTTESKFKSTNLGASYNFGMVKPMVQYAQEKGLNRKMDMYLIGATAPLGAGELRVAFSTIQRKDLDNADSKKLAIGYGYNLSKRTQVYATIARVSNDGAAARGLAVSSSSLASPTIANGANVTGYELGLRHSF; via the coding sequence ATGAAGAAGACCCTCGTCGCCATCGCCGCACTGACCGCCTCCCTCGGTGCATTCGCCCAATCCAACGTCACCCTGTTCGGCGTGCTCGACGCCTCGCTGGCCCGCATCTCCAGCGGCGGCAGCCATGTCACCGGCCTGGCCACCGGCGACCAGACCAGCAGCCGCCTGGGTTTTCGCGGTACCGAAGACCTCGGCGGCGGCCTGTCGGCCGGCTTCTGGCTCGAAGGCGGCGTGACGCTGGACAACGGCGGCGGCACGGGTTCGGGCACCGGCTTCGGTTTCGAACGCCGCTCCACCCTGAGCCTGGCCGGCAACTTCGGCGAAGTGCGCCTGGGCCGTGACAAGACCCCGCAGTACCTGAACATCGAGACCTTCGATCCCTTCGCCGACATCGGCGTGGGCGGCGTCGGCGCTTCCAACATGATCGGCAGCACCTCCACCGCCACCGGCACGCCTGAGGGCAGCGCACCCAAGCGCGCCAGCAACAGCGTGCAGTACATCCTGCCGGCCTCGCTGGGCGGCTTCTACGGCCAGGCCATGTACGCCTTCGGCGAGCAGGCTTCCAACGTCGCCAACGACGACCTGCGCAACTCCTTCGGCCTGCGTGGCGGCTACATGGCCGGCCCGCTGAACCTGGCCCTGGCCTACGGTGAAGTCACCGGCGGCACGACCACCACCGAATCCAAGTTCAAGAGCACCAACCTGGGCGCTTCCTACAACTTCGGCATGGTCAAGCCCATGGTGCAGTACGCCCAGGAAAAGGGCCTGAACCGCAAGATGGACATGTACCTGATCGGCGCCACCGCCCCCCTGGGCGCCGGCGAACTGCGCGTGGCCTTCAGCACCATCCAGCGCAAGGACCTCGACAACGCCGACTCGAAGAAGCTGGCCATCGGCTACGGCTACAACCTGTCGAAGCGGACCCAGGTCTACGCGACCATCGCCCGCGTGAGCAACGACGGCGCCGCCGCCCGCGGCCTGGCCGTGTCCTCGTCCTCGCTGGCCAGCCCCACCATCGCCAACGGCGCCAACGTGACCGGCTACGAACTGGGCCTGCGCCACAGCTTCTAA
- a CDS encoding alginate O-acetyltransferase AlgX-related protein, with translation MPAPSAANAAPPIEAPRARSLAARVSGAVLLLFMAGGLASTLLAVQQEKLDLAPHPLNRTNFLDGASMRDMAAALANAPLARIAADSERQFSWIATGDLGPQVRQGCDGWLFLAEELMPQPDADRHLRERARAVAAIQEQLRARGIRLVVAVVPDKSRVESARLCTLGRSAAIDNRIRVWTAQMAAAGVPLIDTTAALQGLLTRGEDPFLRTDTHWTENGADAAAHAVADAVRGLGMELEPHQDYDIQRDAPARRPGDLVRLAGLDGLPQALQPAAEDAVSSRFTPRPAAAAAPAASAEADLFGDAALPQVALIGTSFSRTSHFAEFLAAALQTPVGNFARDGGNFWGSAGAYFASDAFKQTPPKLIVWELPERVLQLPVGQERWSLP, from the coding sequence ATGCCCGCACCGTCCGCCGCCAATGCCGCACCGCCGATCGAGGCGCCGCGCGCACGCAGCCTGGCCGCGCGGGTGTCGGGCGCGGTGCTGCTGCTGTTCATGGCCGGCGGGCTGGCCAGCACCCTGCTGGCCGTGCAGCAGGAGAAGCTCGACCTGGCGCCGCATCCGCTGAACCGGACCAACTTCCTCGACGGCGCCAGCATGCGCGACATGGCCGCCGCCCTGGCCAATGCGCCGCTGGCCCGCATCGCCGCCGACAGCGAACGCCAGTTCAGCTGGATCGCCACCGGCGACCTGGGCCCCCAGGTGCGCCAGGGCTGCGACGGCTGGCTCTTCCTGGCCGAGGAGCTGATGCCCCAGCCCGACGCCGACCGCCACCTGCGCGAGCGCGCCAGGGCCGTGGCCGCCATCCAGGAGCAGTTGCGCGCGCGCGGCATCCGCCTGGTGGTGGCGGTGGTGCCGGACAAGAGCCGGGTCGAATCCGCGCGCCTGTGCACCCTGGGCCGCTCCGCCGCCATCGACAACCGCATCCGCGTCTGGACGGCGCAGATGGCCGCCGCCGGCGTACCCCTGATCGACACCACCGCGGCGCTGCAAGGCCTGCTGACGCGCGGCGAGGACCCCTTCCTGCGCACCGACACCCACTGGACCGAGAACGGCGCCGATGCCGCCGCCCATGCGGTGGCCGATGCGGTGCGCGGCCTGGGCATGGAACTCGAACCCCACCAGGACTACGACATCCAGCGCGACGCCCCCGCCCGCCGCCCCGGCGACCTGGTGCGCCTGGCCGGGCTGGACGGCCTGCCGCAGGCGCTGCAGCCGGCGGCCGAAGACGCCGTCTCCAGCCGCTTCACGCCGCGCCCGGCGGCCGCCGCTGCGCCGGCCGCTTCGGCCGAGGCCGACCTGTTCGGCGACGCCGCCCTGCCGCAGGTGGCGCTGATCGGCACCTCCTTCTCGCGCACCTCGCATTTCGCCGAATTCCTGGCCGCCGCGCTGCAGACGCCGGTGGGCAACTTCGCCAGGGACGGCGGCAATTTCTGGGGCTCGGCCGGCGCGTATTTCGCCAGCGATGCCTTCAAGCAGACGCCGCCCAAACTCATCGTCTGGGAGCTGCCCGAGCGGGTGCTGCAGCTGCCGGTGGGGCAGGAGCGCTGGTCGCTGCCCTGA
- a CDS encoding MBOAT family O-acyltransferase, producing MVFASLEFLLLFFPLFLIAYAVTPRAGRNATLLAGSWIFYGWWSPPFLLMLIGLTALTWAGGLAISATAAPRARKLELTALIVVLAGLLAWFKYANIVVETINQLLGHAGAMPIAWQKIVLPIGLSFIVLQAISYLVDVYRGTVDAQRSFIAFAAYKAMFGQLIAGPIIRYDWVKREIGDRRFGWDGFGAGARRFMVGMSMKVLIADTLAPVADLAFAQARPGFADAWIGCAAYTLQLFFDFAGYSAMAIGIALMLGFRFPENFQHPYLASSIQDFWRRWHLSLSSWIRDYLYIPLGGNRRGSVRTYVNLLLTMAIAGLWHGGDSWNYLLWGIAHGIALCTARAYSASGRSVAPVLARVATLLFVMLAWTLFRAHDFEGAQRMLAGQFGLHGGFALGDALAAGLRNAHLLAFGLGVACVVWPALAPTVTLRAGPRLAAIGALWPVPAFLLSFALIASRGAVPFLYFQF from the coding sequence ATGGTCTTCGCCTCGCTCGAATTCCTGCTGCTGTTCTTCCCGCTGTTCCTGATCGCCTATGCGGTCACGCCAAGGGCCGGCCGCAACGCCACGCTGCTGGCCGGCAGCTGGATCTTCTACGGCTGGTGGAGCCCGCCCTTCCTGCTGATGCTGATCGGCCTGACGGCGCTGACCTGGGCCGGCGGGCTGGCCATCTCGGCCACCGCGGCGCCGCGTGCCCGCAAGCTCGAACTGACGGCGCTGATCGTGGTGCTGGCCGGCCTGCTGGCCTGGTTCAAGTACGCCAACATCGTGGTCGAGACGATCAACCAGCTGCTCGGCCACGCCGGCGCCATGCCCATCGCCTGGCAGAAGATCGTGCTGCCGATCGGCCTGTCCTTCATCGTGCTGCAGGCCATCTCCTACCTGGTGGACGTGTACCGCGGCACCGTCGATGCGCAGCGCAGCTTCATCGCCTTCGCCGCCTACAAGGCCATGTTCGGCCAGCTGATCGCCGGGCCCATCATCCGCTACGACTGGGTCAAGCGCGAGATCGGCGACCGGCGTTTCGGCTGGGACGGCTTCGGCGCCGGGGCACGGCGTTTCATGGTGGGCATGAGCATGAAGGTGCTGATCGCCGACACGCTGGCCCCGGTGGCCGATCTGGCCTTCGCCCAGGCCCGGCCGGGCTTCGCCGATGCCTGGATCGGCTGCGCCGCCTACACCCTGCAGCTCTTCTTCGACTTCGCCGGCTACAGCGCCATGGCCATCGGCATCGCGCTGATGCTGGGCTTTCGTTTTCCCGAGAACTTCCAGCATCCTTATCTGGCCAGCAGCATCCAGGACTTCTGGCGGCGCTGGCACCTGTCGCTGTCCAGCTGGATCCGCGACTACCTCTACATCCCCCTGGGCGGCAACCGGCGCGGCAGCGTGCGCACCTATGTGAACCTGCTGCTGACCATGGCGATCGCCGGCCTCTGGCACGGCGGCGACAGCTGGAACTACCTGCTCTGGGGCATCGCCCACGGCATCGCGCTCTGCACCGCACGCGCCTACAGCGCCAGCGGCCGCAGCGTGGCCCCGGTGCTGGCGCGCGTCGCCACCCTGCTCTTCGTGATGCTGGCCTGGACGCTGTTCAGGGCGCATGACTTCGAAGGCGCGCAGCGCATGCTGGCCGGCCAGTTCGGGCTGCACGGCGGCTTCGCGCTGGGCGATGCGCTGGCGGCCGGCCTGCGCAACGCGCATCTGCTCGCCTTCGGGCTGGGCGTGGCCTGCGTGGTCTGGCCGGCCCTGGCGCCGACGGTCACGCTGCGCGCCGGACCGCGCCTGGCCGCCATCGGCGCGTTGTGGCCGGTGCCGGCCTTCTTGCTGTCCTTCGCGCTGATCGCCAGCCGGGGCGCCGTGCCCTTCCTCTACTTCCAGTTCTGA
- a CDS encoding alginate O-acetyltransferase AlgF: protein MMLRPALLILAACAGAGAYAAGPKLYDTGPSQDSAFVRFVNAAPERLEVVSGQARLPLPADKPVSDYLSVKPNSDIGGNFEGGARRGPVKVRIAPGAFATVVALPGADAKALNTVVITESPDDFNGLKSAIAFYNFDAGCKAAGLQSAGKAVGIFNGLAEKTVQRRMVNPIALAVQPTCEGKPRGAPVDLGQLKAGERYSLLLVPAGAGASRLIFAADAIAR from the coding sequence ATGATGCTGCGCCCCGCCCTGCTGATCCTCGCGGCCTGCGCCGGTGCTGGCGCGTATGCCGCCGGCCCCAAGCTCTACGACACCGGTCCTTCGCAAGACTCGGCCTTCGTGCGTTTCGTCAATGCCGCGCCCGAGCGGCTGGAAGTGGTGTCGGGCCAGGCCCGGCTGCCGCTGCCGGCCGACAAGCCGGTGTCCGACTACCTCTCGGTCAAGCCCAATTCCGACATCGGCGGCAACTTCGAAGGCGGCGCCCGGCGCGGCCCGGTGAAGGTGCGCATCGCCCCCGGCGCCTTCGCCACCGTGGTGGCCCTGCCGGGCGCCGACGCCAAGGCGCTGAACACGGTCGTGATCACCGAGTCGCCCGATGACTTCAATGGCCTGAAATCGGCCATCGCCTTCTACAACTTCGACGCCGGCTGCAAGGCCGCCGGGCTGCAGAGCGCCGGCAAGGCGGTGGGCATCTTCAACGGCCTGGCCGAGAAGACGGTGCAGCGCCGCATGGTCAACCCCATCGCCCTGGCGGTGCAGCCCACCTGCGAAGGCAAGCCGCGCGGCGCGCCGGTCGACCTGGGCCAACTCAAGGCCGGCGAGCGCTACAGCCTGCTGCTGGTGCCGGCCGGTGCCGGCGCCTCGCGCCTGATCTTCGCCGCCGACGCCATCGCGCGCTGA
- a CDS encoding SGNH/GDSL hydrolase family protein, whose protein sequence is MLATLAGLSILIIGDSHLANAGYLIDTLQDPLVQAGAKVHTIGVCGSVAGDWTTVKQSDCGGAERVGKGPITFVGSAAATKPVKQLIAADKPDLVVVVMGDTMGGYKQATYPKAWAYSQVSALTKDIASTGTSCVWVGPAWGSEGGQYGKTFDRVKQASEFLAANVAPCSYVDSLAFSKPGQWRTIDGQHFTSTGYKQWGSAIANAIAESPAVAKKK, encoded by the coding sequence ATGCTCGCCACCCTGGCCGGACTCAGCATCCTCATCATCGGCGACAGCCACCTCGCCAACGCCGGCTACCTGATCGACACCCTGCAGGACCCGCTGGTGCAGGCCGGCGCCAAGGTGCACACCATCGGCGTCTGCGGCTCGGTCGCCGGCGACTGGACCACCGTCAAGCAGAGCGACTGCGGCGGTGCCGAGCGGGTGGGCAAGGGCCCGATCACCTTCGTGGGTTCGGCCGCCGCCACCAAGCCGGTCAAGCAGCTGATCGCGGCGGACAAGCCGGACCTGGTCGTCGTCGTCATGGGCGACACCATGGGCGGCTACAAGCAGGCCACCTATCCCAAGGCCTGGGCCTACAGCCAGGTCTCGGCGCTGACCAAGGACATCGCCTCCACCGGCACCTCCTGCGTCTGGGTCGGCCCGGCCTGGGGCAGCGAGGGCGGCCAGTACGGCAAGACCTTCGACCGGGTCAAGCAGGCCTCGGAATTCCTCGCCGCCAACGTGGCGCCCTGCAGCTACGTGGATTCGCTGGCGTTCTCCAAGCCCGGCCAGTGGCGCACCATCGACGGCCAGCATTTCACCTCCACCGGCTACAAGCAGTGGGGCTCGGCCATCGCCAACGCCATCGCCGAATCGCCCGCCGTGGCCAAGAAGAAATGA